One stretch of Prunus persica cultivar Lovell chromosome G1, Prunus_persica_NCBIv2, whole genome shotgun sequence DNA includes these proteins:
- the LOC18787850 gene encoding F-box protein At3g07870, which yields MKKTKLLHSHPPNEHEEDEEEERRRKDMKPYILQLPNHLTVEIFCKIPIKTLIQCRCVCKSWRCSLSDPEFTKYLFSETPTCLLLQNSSSRNPNSSGLFLIDLDNASNRNDVVIKLHKDPNVPTLGVQIVGSCNGFLCLYDRINYGRFYVSNPVLGESLTLPKLPKEIDFPFLSGFGFCPINDVNAYKLVLVSSPSEGCNQGEIMVLTVGSGGWRNVGNFVYPFPFGYQSCGIFHNGFLHWISQCSDNSVLICAFDLESERFQELPLPPWSLEKPLISLGVLKGWLSIFVPSKGNVNVWVMKDYGVQESWTKELVLKQVIGYSASSSATQVLKFTKKGKVLFFQKYKLRVYTPGKRGSIPAAVDGIPLMVEAFVHIPSFVSLNDAIMDLSSKIYFTKHILLSMSKLRKVLERQQKEREEIRYRHDEEDQDADEEEEQRLAAAVCMLNQSTQHRRPRAQNVDRCRESRDKNLLEDYFIPNSLYLVHKFRERYRM from the exons ATGAAGAAAACCAAACTGTTGCACAGCCACCCACCAAATGagcatgaagaagatgaagaagaagaaagaagaagaaaggacaTGAAGCCCTACATCCTACAACTGCCAAACCACCTGACTGTTGAGATCTTCTGCAAAATCCCAATTAAAACCCTCATCCAATGCAGGTGTGTGTGCAAGTCTTGGCGTTGTTCGCTCTCAGACCCCGAATTCACCAAATACCTCTTCTCAGAAACACCTACTTGCCTTTTGCTCCAAAACAGCAGCTCCAGAAACCCCAACTCGAGTGGCCTCTTCTTGATCGACCTCGACAACGCTTCTAACAGGAATGACGTTGTCATTAAGCTTCATAAAGACCCTAATGTCCCAACTCTTGGTGTACAAATCGTGGGTTCCTGCAATGGCTTCCTCTGCCTATACGACAGGATCAACTATGGCCGATTTTACGTCTCCAACCCTGTTTTGGGTGAGTCTTTAACTCTTCCAAAACTTCCCAAGGAAAttgattttccatttctttcgGGGTTTGGGTTTTGTCCCATCAATGATGTCAATGCTTATAAGTTAGTTCTGGTTTCATCTCCTAGTGAAGGATGTAACCAAGGGGAGATAATGGTTTTGACTGTTGGCTCTGGGGGTTGGAGAAATGTTGGGAATTTTGTGTACCCTTTTCCTTTTGGGTACCAATCATGTGGGATTTTCCATAATGGTTTTCTTCATTGGATTTCTCAGTGCAGTGACAACTCTGTTTTGATTTGTGCCTTTGATCTTGAAAGTGAGCGCTTCCAAGAGTTGCCGCTGCCGCCTTGGTCTTTGGAAAAACCTCTTATCAGCCTTGGGGTCCTGAAAGGTTGGCTCTCCATATTTGTCCCCTCCAAAGGTAATGTCAATGTTTGGGTGATGAAGGATTATGGTGTGCAGGAGTCTTGGACCAAGGAGCTTGTCCTTAAACAGGTGATTGGTTACTCAGCTAGCTCTTCTGCTACCCAAGTATTGAAATTTACCAAGAAGGGAAAAGTCTTGTTCTTTCAAAAGTATAAACTGAGGGTTTATACTCCTGGAAAAAGGGGCTCCATCCCGGCAGCGGTTGATGGGATACCATTAATGGTTGAAGCTTTTGTGCATATTCCAAGCTTTGTTTCTCTTAACGATGCCATCATGGATTTGAGTTCAAAG ATAT attttacaaaacacattctactctcaatgtcaaaatTGAGGAAggtgttggagaggcaacagaaagaaagggaagaaatCCGGTATAGACATGATGAAGAAGATCAGGAcgccgatgaagaagaggaacaaaGGCTTGCAGCAGCGGTGTGTATGCTTAATCAATCAACGCAACACCGTCGTCCTCGTGCCCAAAATGTGGACAGATGTAGGGAGTCTCGGGataagaatctcttggaggattactttatcccaaattcgttatatcTTGTTCATAAgtttcgagagagatatagaatgtag